The Neisseria yangbaofengii genome contains a region encoding:
- a CDS encoding lipoprotein — protein sequence MTHMKKYIPLLFALAALAGCQSIYVPTLKEVPVRPINVQGTGKPAAGFRLASSHWSDVSKIRDEATRLSYQVSQGKITKVQAAQYLNRYRIQLVGRNSVDDSMYEVYLRSAVDSQRGEITTQQSKLYIQNALRGWQLRWKSMNSKPSNPAFTNFLMEVMNMSPLQ from the coding sequence ATGACCCACATGAAAAAATATATCCCTCTCTTATTTGCATTGGCGGCACTTGCCGGTTGTCAATCCATCTACGTGCCAACCTTGAAAGAAGTGCCGGTGCGTCCGATAAATGTCCAAGGAACTGGCAAACCGGCTGCCGGTTTCCGTTTGGCTTCTAGCCACTGGTCAGATGTTTCCAAAATTCGTGACGAAGCAACACGTCTGAGCTATCAGGTCAGTCAAGGAAAGATAACTAAAGTTCAGGCTGCCCAATACTTAAACCGCTATCGTATCCAACTGGTTGGCCGTAACTCTGTTGACGACAGTATGTATGAAGTCTACCTGCGTTCTGCAGTAGATAGCCAACGTGGTGAAATCACTACCCAACAATCTAAGCTGTATATCCAAAATGCTTTGCGCGGTTGGCAACTGCGTTGGAAGAGCATGAACAGCAAACCAAGCAATCCGGCATTTACCAACTTCCTGATGGAAGTGATGAATATGTCTCCGTTGCAATAA
- the cysK gene encoding cysteine synthase A: protein MKIANSITELIGNTPLVKLNRLTEGLKADVAVKLEFFNPGSSVKDRIAEAMIEQAEKAGKINKNTVIVEATSGNTGIGLAMVCAARGYKLAITMPESMSKERKMLLRAFGAELILTPAAEGMGGAIAKAQSLVDENPNTYFMPRQFDNVANPQIHRETTAEEVWRDTDGKVDIFVAGVGTGGTVTGVGEVLKQHKPDVKIVAVEPEASPVLSGGEKGPHPIQGIGAGFVPSVLNTAIYDEIVKAPNEAAFETARAMAEKEGILVGISSGAAVWSALQLAKRSENEGKLIVVLIPSYGERYLSTPLFADLA, encoded by the coding sequence ATGAAAATTGCAAACAGCATTACCGAATTAATCGGCAATACCCCGTTGGTGAAATTAAACCGTTTGACCGAGGGCTTGAAAGCCGACGTTGCGGTAAAGTTGGAATTTTTCAATCCGGGCAGCAGCGTAAAAGACCGTATTGCAGAAGCGATGATTGAGCAGGCAGAAAAAGCCGGTAAAATCAACAAAAATACCGTGATTGTGGAAGCAACCAGCGGTAATACCGGTATCGGTTTGGCAATGGTATGTGCTGCCCGCGGCTATAAACTGGCCATTACTATGCCGGAGAGCATGAGTAAAGAGCGCAAAATGTTGTTGCGCGCGTTTGGTGCTGAATTGATTTTGACTCCTGCTGCAGAAGGTATGGGTGGTGCGATTGCTAAAGCACAATCTTTGGTTGACGAAAATCCGAACACTTATTTTATGCCGCGTCAATTTGACAATGTAGCCAATCCGCAAATTCACCGTGAAACCACTGCCGAAGAAGTTTGGCGAGATACCGATGGTAAAGTCGATATTTTTGTAGCTGGTGTGGGTACCGGTGGTACAGTAACCGGCGTGGGTGAAGTGTTGAAACAACACAAGCCTGATGTCAAAATCGTTGCAGTAGAGCCGGAAGCATCGCCGGTATTGAGCGGTGGTGAGAAAGGTCCGCACCCGATTCAAGGTATTGGTGCAGGTTTCGTGCCGAGCGTATTGAATACTGCTATTTACGATGAAATCGTTAAAGCGCCAAACGAAGCGGCATTCGAGACCGCTCGTGCGATGGCGGAAAAAGAGGGTATTTTAGTGGGTATCTCTTCCGGTGCGGCTGTTTGGAGTGCATTGCAATTGGCGAAACGCTCTGAAAACGAAGGAAAATTGATTGTGGTATTGATTCCTTCTTATGGCGAGCGTTATCTTTCTACGCCATTGTTTGCCGATTTGGCATAA
- the dapF gene encoding diaminopimelate epimerase yields MKTLKFTKMHGLGNDFMVVNGIEQQFDPKEAPLAQWSDRFRGVGFDQLLVVEKPSSEAVDFRYRIFNADGGEVEQCGNGARCFVRFVVDKGLTDKQEILVETASGVIVPKLLDNGLVTVNMGKPKFMPSEIPFVPESGEADDALTHIVLVGLESIPVSCVNMGNPHAVIVVGDTKNAPVEHWGEAIESHSQFPERVNVGFMQIVDRRSIRLRVYERGAGETQACGTGACAAVVAGVRLGLLDSGMPVKASLPGGDLFISWQNGDDVMMTGPAETVFEGELQY; encoded by the coding sequence ATGAAAACTTTAAAATTCACAAAAATGCATGGCTTAGGTAATGATTTTATGGTGGTCAACGGCATTGAACAGCAGTTTGATCCGAAAGAAGCCCCTTTGGCACAATGGTCTGACCGTTTCCGTGGGGTGGGTTTTGACCAGCTTCTGGTGGTGGAAAAGCCATCATCCGAAGCGGTGGATTTCCGTTACCGCATTTTTAATGCCGATGGCGGAGAAGTGGAGCAATGCGGTAACGGCGCGCGTTGTTTCGTGCGTTTTGTTGTGGATAAAGGATTGACCGACAAGCAGGAAATTCTGGTGGAAACCGCCAGCGGTGTGATTGTGCCGAAATTGTTGGATAACGGGTTGGTCACAGTGAATATGGGCAAACCGAAATTTATGCCGTCTGAAATCCCGTTTGTTCCGGAGAGCGGCGAAGCAGATGATGCTTTAACGCATATCGTGTTGGTGGGCTTGGAGTCTATTCCGGTGAGTTGTGTCAATATGGGTAATCCGCACGCAGTGATTGTGGTAGGAGATACGAAAAATGCGCCGGTAGAGCATTGGGGTGAAGCCATTGAGTCGCACAGCCAATTTCCTGAACGCGTGAATGTCGGTTTTATGCAGATTGTAGATAGACGATCGATTCGGTTGCGCGTGTATGAACGCGGTGCAGGCGAAACGCAGGCATGTGGTACAGGTGCGTGTGCGGCGGTTGTGGCCGGTGTACGCTTGGGTTTGCTGGATAGCGGAATGCCGGTTAAAGCGAGTTTGCCGGGCGGGGATTTGTTTATCAGTTGGCAGAATGGTGATGATGTGATGATGACCGGCCCTGCTGAAACGGTGTTTGAAGGCGAGTTGCAGTATTAA